One genomic window of Campylobacter fetus subsp. fetus includes the following:
- a CDS encoding putative transporter: MFSSFFKSKKWSLWAYGGLLVIVISLVLQTRLNVAINDWYKNFYDILQNVKEHSIDEFWAGIWKFLFIAMPYVIIATLTNFFASHWVFRWREAMTFSYVDIWRKCEQDIEGSSQRMQEDVYRFAKITETLGLQVLRAIMILIAFIPVLWGLSKGVDVPIIKDIPGSLVWVALIVSVGGLVISWFVGIKLPKLEYNIQRSEAAFRKELVYAEDDKINYAKNESVVELFTGLRINFYRLFLHYGYFNIWLISFSQFMVIVPFMIMGAGLFTGLITLGILVQVSNAFDQVRSSFSVFIDNWTTITELRSIHKRLDEFEKNIKFKG, translated from the coding sequence ATGTTTTCATCGTTTTTTAAAAGTAAAAAGTGGTCTCTTTGGGCTTATGGCGGACTTCTTGTGATAGTCATTTCGCTAGTTCTTCAAACAAGATTAAATGTAGCAATTAATGATTGGTACAAAAATTTTTACGATATTTTACAAAATGTCAAAGAACATTCCATAGATGAGTTTTGGGCCGGAATTTGGAAATTTTTATTTATTGCTATGCCTTATGTTATTATCGCTACTCTTACTAATTTTTTTGCTAGTCATTGGGTATTTCGTTGGCGTGAAGCTATGACTTTTTCATATGTGGATATCTGGAGAAAGTGTGAACAAGATATAGAAGGATCTAGCCAGCGTATGCAAGAAGATGTTTATAGATTTGCTAAGATAACAGAGACTTTAGGACTTCAAGTTCTTAGAGCTATTATGATTCTTATAGCTTTTATACCTGTTTTGTGGGGACTTAGCAAAGGTGTTGACGTGCCTATTATAAAAGATATCCCAGGATCTTTGGTATGGGTAGCGCTTATAGTTAGCGTCGGAGGACTCGTAATATCATGGTTTGTCGGTATCAAGCTACCAAAACTAGAGTATAACATACAAAGAAGCGAAGCTGCATTTAGAAAAGAGCTTGTATATGCCGAAGATGATAAGATAAATTATGCCAAAAATGAGAGCGTTGTAGAGCTATTTACCGGACTTAGGATAAATTTTTACAGACTGTTTTTGCATTATGGCTACTTTAATATCTGGTTAATCTCATTTTCTCAATTTATGGTTATAGTACCTTTTATGATAATGGGAGCAGGGCTTTTTACGGGTCTCATCACTCTTGGTATTTTAGTGCAAGTTAGCAACGCATTTGATCAAGTAAGAAGCAGCTTTAGTGTATTTATAGATAATTGGACTACTATAACTGAGCTTAGAAGTATTCATAAACGTTTGGATGAATTTGAGAAGAATATCAAATTTAAAGGATAA
- a CDS encoding M48 family metallopeptidase, with the protein MKSNFVAILAFSLVILGGCFYSSTKPTVSQASHSQLFLVSKEQMDVGAKDAYNEVLIAAKNKNKLNVNTKETKRVRDISSRLISQVGAFRSDASNWDWQVNVINESTVNAWCMPGGKIVVYSGIIEKLNLNDNELAAIIGHEISHALREHSRENASIDLAKNAAITIGGKLLGLDEASMNLANLATKYTITLPFSRSNETEADAMGAELMARAGFDPSSAITLWEKMSKLSSSSALQITSTHPSHSTRINDLKNIIKKVEPLYLNSQK; encoded by the coding sequence ATGAAGAGTAATTTTGTTGCTATTTTGGCTTTTAGCTTAGTGATTTTAGGCGGATGTTTTTATAGCTCAACAAAGCCGACGGTTTCTCAAGCTAGCCATTCTCAGCTATTTTTAGTAAGCAAAGAGCAGATGGATGTCGGTGCTAAAGATGCTTATAATGAAGTTTTAATAGCAGCTAAAAACAAAAACAAGCTAAATGTCAACACCAAAGAAACCAAACGAGTAAGAGATATATCAAGCAGACTTATATCGCAAGTCGGTGCTTTTAGAAGTGATGCTAGTAATTGGGATTGGCAAGTAAATGTGATAAATGAAAGCACGGTAAATGCGTGGTGTATGCCAGGAGGTAAAATAGTAGTTTATAGCGGAATAATAGAAAAATTAAATTTAAATGACAATGAACTAGCTGCTATAATAGGTCACGAGATCTCTCACGCCTTAAGAGAACATAGCAGAGAAAATGCTAGTATAGATTTAGCTAAAAATGCAGCTATCACGATCGGAGGTAAGCTTTTAGGGCTTGATGAGGCTAGTATGAATTTAGCAAATTTAGCTACAAAATATACGATAACTCTTCCATTTTCTAGATCAAATGAGACTGAAGCAGATGCTATGGGAGCCGAATTGATGGCAAGAGCTGGATTTGATCCAAGCTCTGCGATAACTCTTTGGGAAAAGATGTCAAAACTAAGTTCATCATCTGCTTTACAGATAACTTCCACTCACCCATCTCATTCTACTAGAATAAACGACTTAAAAAATATCATTAAAAAAGTAGAACCTTTATATCTAAATTCACAAAAGTAG